In the Acidobacteriota bacterium genome, CGCGGCCTGGGTCGTTGCTCATGAGCGCGACCCTCACCCGATCCCCTACCAGCACGCGGACGTAATTGCGTCCGACCGGGCTGGCCAGGTGCGCCGTCACCTGGTGCCGTCCCGCCAGCTCCACTCGCACGAGCTGGCTGGGCAGCAGTTCCATCACCACGCCGTCAGCGGTGTTATCCTTCGACTCGCTCACGTGTTCACGGTCGCTCACACGTTCGCTCGCTCAGGACTCACGCCCGTCTACGCCGAAGCGCGGTCCTCGAACGCCGCGTCGGGCGGCAACGTCAGCACCCGGCACCCGTGTTCGGTGACGACCACCGTGTGCTCGAAGTGCGCGGACAGGGCCTTGTCTTTCGTGACCGCCGTCCAGCCGTCTCCAAGCACCTTCACCGCGGGCTTGCCCGCGTTCACCATGGGCTCGATCGCGAGCGCCATGCCTTCCGCCAGCCGCGGACCGCGTCCGGCGGTCCCGTAATTCGGAATCTGCGGCTCCTCGTGGAGCGACGTTCCGATGCCGTGGCCCACGAACTCGCGGACCACCGAAAACCCCTGCGCCTCGACGTATGACTGCACCGCGGCGCCAATATCCGAGACCCGGGCGCCGGCCTTGACCGCCGCCACCGCGCGATCGAGCGCCGTCCTGGTGACATCAAGCAGCCGCTGCGCTTCCGCGCTGACCGCGCCAACCGGCACCGTCACCGCCGAGTCGCCGTAAAACCCGTCGAGCTTGGCGCCCATGTCGATGGAGATGATGTCCCCTTCGACCAGGGCGCGCGGCGATGGAATGCCGTGCACGACTTCTTCGTTCACCGACGCGCAAATCGTCGCCGGGTATCCGTGATACCCCTTGAAGGCCGGCTCGGCGCCCGCTTCGCGCAACCGCTGTTCCGCGATCGCATCGAGGTCAGCGGTGGTCACGCCCGGCCGCACCGCCGCCGACAGTTCCTTCAGCACGCGCGCCACGAGGGCGTTCACGCGCGCCAGCTTCTCGATCTCCGCCGCCGATCGGCAGACAATCACGCCTGCGCCCCGTTCTTCGGCCGTGCGCCCCGGGGCGAGACGTCTTCGCCGCCCAGCTTCTGGGCCACCATGCTCGGCAACTGCGCCGCCGACAGGCCCAGTGCCGAGGCCACCGCGCCGACCAGCGCCTCGCGCACCTGCTCGGGCGATTGCAGCCCGTCGATCACGCGGAACGTCGGCCGCGCGCTGTAGTACTCGATCATCGGGCGCGTATCGCGCCAGTAGATCTTCAACCGTTCCCGCACCACCGCTTCCGAGTCGTCCGAACGCGCCACCCACTTCGGGCCGATACTCCGGCACCGTTCGGTGTTCTGGCACAGGTCCGACAGCGTGTCGGCCTTGGTCTCGAACGCGTCGGCGTTGGCGCCGCAATCGTCACAGACCCGCCGGCCGCGGACCCGCCGCACCAGCTCTTCGTCCGGCACCTGGATCTCGACGCAAATCACCGGTCCCCGCGCCGCCGTAATCTCATCCAGCGCACCGGCCTGCGTGGCGGTGCGCGGAAAGCCGTCGAGCACGAACCCGGCCTGCGCGTCCGGAAGCATCAGCCGCTCGCGGACGATGCCGATGATCAGGTCGTCGCCGACCAGCTCGCCGCGTTCCATCACCGCTTTCACGGCGCGGCCCAACTCCGAATCGCTGTGCACCGCTTCGCGCAGGATGTCCCCGGTCGACACCTTGGGAATCCCATGTTCGCGGGCAAACCGCTCTGCCTGCGTGCCCTTACCCGCTCCCGGCGGGCCAAGCATCACGAGGTTCAACGCCACGTTAGCCGCGCCGTCCCCGGATTCGCGTCTTCTTCATGAACCCGTCGTAATGCCGCATGATCAGCTGCGACTCGATCTGGTTCACGGTGTCCATGGCCACGCCGACCACGATCAGGAGCGACGTTCCGCCGAAGAAGAACGTCACGCCGAGGCCGTTGGTGACGAACCGCGGCAGGATCGCGTCGAGCGACTCGCCGATGAACGGAATCGGCGCCACCTTGAAGCCGGTCATCAGCCACTCCGGGATGATCGCGACCATCGCCAGGTAGACCGCGCCGACAATCGTGATGCGCGCGAGAATCGTGTCGATGTACTCCGCGGTCCGCTTGCCGGGTCGAATGCCGGGCACGAAGCCGCCGTACTTGCGCATGTTCTCCGACACGTCATCCGGGTTGAAGATGATGGCGGTGTAGAAATACGCGAAGAAGATGATGCTCAACACGTAGAGCAGGTTGTAGAGCGGCATCCCGTAATTGATCTGCCGAATCGCCGCGTCGGCCCAGCCGCCCGGGGTCGCCAGCCCCGACATCATCGTCGGGAACGTCAGGATCGAGCTGGCGAAGATCACCGGGATCACGCCGCCGGTGTTGACCTTGAGCGGAATGTGGGTGCTCGAGCCGCCGTACTGGCGCCGCCCGACCACCCGCTTGGCGTACTGCACCGTGATCCGCCGCTGGCCGCGCTCGACGTAGATGATCGCGGCAATCACGCCGACCATCAGCAGCACCAGGAACGCCATCGTGATCAGCCCGATCTGGCCGGTCTGCATCTGCTCGATGGTGCCGACCACGGCGCGCGGGAAGTTGACGACGATGCCGGCGAAGATGATCAGCGACATGCCGTTGCCGATGCCGCGCTCGGTAATCTGCTCGCCCAGCCACATGATGAACATGGTGCCGGTGGTCAGCGTCAGGACGCAGCCGAAGCGGAAGGC is a window encoding:
- the secY gene encoding preprotein translocase subunit SecY, with the protein product MLDTLKNLFAVADLRNRVLFTLGMLAVYRVGNFIPTPGVNSEALRIMSEQAQNTMFGLYDMFTGGSLSRVTIFALGVMPYISSSIILQLLTVVWPYLERLSKEGELGRRKITQYTRYLTLVLAMVQSLGIAIFLERQTEIAGGLPLVYEPGWAFRFGCVLTLTTGTMFIMWLGEQITERGIGNGMSLIIFAGIVVNFPRAVVGTIEQMQTGQIGLITMAFLVLLMVGVIAAIIYVERGQRRITVQYAKRVVGRRQYGGSSTHIPLKVNTGGVIPVIFASSILTFPTMMSGLATPGGWADAAIRQINYGMPLYNLLYVLSIIFFAYFYTAIIFNPDDVSENMRKYGGFVPGIRPGKRTAEYIDTILARITIVGAVYLAMVAIIPEWLMTGFKVAPIPFIGESLDAILPRFVTNGLGVTFFFGGTSLLIVVGVAMDTVNQIESQLIMRHYDGFMKKTRIRGRRG
- a CDS encoding translation initiation factor IF-1, which encodes MSESKDNTADGVVMELLPSQLVRVELAGRHQVTAHLASPVGRNYVRVLVGDRVRVALMSNDPGRGRIVEKL
- the map gene encoding type I methionyl aminopeptidase produces the protein MIVCRSAAEIEKLARVNALVARVLKELSAAVRPGVTTADLDAIAEQRLREAGAEPAFKGYHGYPATICASVNEEVVHGIPSPRALVEGDIISIDMGAKLDGFYGDSAVTVPVGAVSAEAQRLLDVTRTALDRAVAAVKAGARVSDIGAAVQSYVEAQGFSVVREFVGHGIGTSLHEEPQIPNYGTAGRGPRLAEGMALAIEPMVNAGKPAVKVLGDGWTAVTKDKALSAHFEHTVVVTEHGCRVLTLPPDAAFEDRASA
- a CDS encoding adenylate kinase — translated: MALNLVMLGPPGAGKGTQAERFAREHGIPKVSTGDILREAVHSDSELGRAVKAVMERGELVGDDLIIGIVRERLMLPDAQAGFVLDGFPRTATQAGALDEITAARGPVICVEIQVPDEELVRRVRGRRVCDDCGANADAFETKADTLSDLCQNTERCRSIGPKWVARSDDSEAVVRERLKIYWRDTRPMIEYYSARPTFRVIDGLQSPEQVREALVGAVASALGLSAAQLPSMVAQKLGGEDVSPRGARPKNGAQA